One genomic window of Ornithorhynchus anatinus isolate Pmale09 chromosome 10, mOrnAna1.pri.v4, whole genome shotgun sequence includes the following:
- the PPP6R1 gene encoding serine/threonine-protein phosphatase 6 regulatory subunit 1 isoform X2, which produces MFWKFDLHPSSHLDTLLEREGLSLRELLDEEDVLQECKGVNRKLLDFLLQPQHLEAMVASLTQEPPADGDERLRYKYPSVSCDILTADVPQINDALGGDEALLRQLYGFLQAGGNLNPLLASFFSKVMGVLINRKADQIVSFLQKKDDFVPLLLRHIGTSAIMDLLLRLLTCVEGPRLRQHVFTWLNEEKIVQRLIEMIHPSKDESQHSNAAQSLCDIVRLSREQMIHIQDSPEPDQLLATLEKQETVEQLLSNMFEGEQQSDSVVICGIQVLLTLLEPRRPRSEFGGLGGFYCTVDGQLELTSPVGRDALTSQASLGTLLALRPRLRHFHQLLLQSPKKEVLRTTWGMLEPPLGAPRLHAVMLLGSALTAPEPGLREELLDLDTLNTLLDLYFHYVYNNFLHSQVELCISNLLSSGPPGQGDGECDTPTQNTHNAVVKHLLQRCRLVQRVLSAWEENDRIQAAGGRRQGYMGHLTRMANAVVQSMEAGPNAALLGQLLRELPTEEQERWETFVSGPLAETNRRNRVDLVSAHPRPSSSEDEDDPRLKEFAFPEEAALQQAFMDFQMQQMTSAFIDHFGFNDEEFGEQEENVNAPFDKTANITFSLHADGESPNSNLFEICCKERIRHFDDDEEESDGEAGGWEDKPLPAGAQSGPAHGLLDSTDSEEEEEEEEEEEEEEDAGGGGAGPPNSETSHDPDCPAPGTSVPTFPEAEPLGQSGDAPPPSDAEALSAGSPAPSSQEMTLGQIPPNAAPGRSNGGDPGGGIPNPALPRAPDSPFPLLNGPCPEDPASPVAK; this is translated from the exons atgTTCTGGAAGTTCGACCTGCACCCGAGCTCCCACCTGGACACGCTGCTGGAGCGGGAGGGCCTGAGCCTGCGGGAGCTGCTGGACGAGGAGGACGTGCTGCAGGAGTGCAAGGGGGTCAACCGCAAGCTGCTCGATTTCCTCCTGCAGCCCCAGCACCTGGAAGCCATGGTGGCTTCCCTCACGCAGGAGCCCCCCGCCGATGGGGACGAGAGGCTCCGATACAA ATACCCCAGTGTGTCGTGCGACATCCTGACGGCAGACGTGCCCCAGATCAACGACGCGCTGGGCGGGGACGAGGCGCTACTGCGGCAACTCTACGGCTTCCTGCAGGCCGGGGGCAACCTCAACCCTCTGTTGGCCAGCTTCTTCAGCAAGGTCATGGGCGTCCTCATCAACCGCAAAGCCGACCAG ATCGTGTCGTTCCTGCAGAAGAAGGACGACTTTGTCCCGCTGCTGCTGCGGCACATCGGCACTTCCGCCATCATGGACCTGCTGCTCCGGCTGCTCACCTGCGTGGAGGGGCCGCGGCTGCGCCAGCACGTTTTCACG tgGCTTAATGAGGAGAAGATTGTCCAGAGGCTCATCGAGATGATTCACCCATCCAAGGATGAGAGT CAACACTCGAACGCGGCCCAGTCCCTGTGTGACATCGTGCGTCTGAGCCGGGAGCAGATGATCCACATCCAGGACAGTCCCGAGCCAGACCAGCTGTTGGCCACCTTGGAGAA GCAAGAGACGGTGGAGCAGCTGCTCAGTAACATGTttgagggggagcagcagagcgACTCCGTCGTCATCTGCGGCATCCAGGTCCTCCTCACGCTGCTGGAGCCGAGGCGACCCCG gtcGGAGTTCGGGGGTCTGGGCGGCTTCTACTGCACGGTGGACGGTCAGCTGGAGCTGACCTCCCCGGTCGGCCGGGACGCCCTCACCAGCCAAGCCAGCCTGGGGACTCTGCTGGCCCTGcgtccccggctccgccacttccacCAGCTGCTGCTGCAATCCCCGAAG AAAGAGGTACTGCGGACAACGTGGGGGATGCTGGAGCCTCCCCTGGGCGCGCCCCGCCTGCACGCGGTCATGTTGCTGGGCAGCGCCCTGAcggcccccgagcccggcctGAGGGAGGAGCTTCTGGACCTGGATACCCTCAACACCCTGCTG gacctGTACTTTCATTACGTCTACAACAACTTCCTACACTCCCAGGTGGAGCTGTGCATCAGCAACTTGCTCAGCTCGGGGCccccggggcagggggacggggagTGCGACACCCCCACCCAGAACACCCACAATGCCGTCGTCAAACAC CTCCTGCAGCGGTGCCGCCTGGTGCAGCGGGTCCTCTCCGCCTGGGAGGAGAATGACCGGATCCA GGCGGCAGGGGGGCGGCGCCAGGGCTACATGGGCCACCTGACTCGGATGGCCAACGCGGTGGTGCAGAGCATGGAGGCGGGCCCCAACGCGGCGCTCCTCGGGCAGCTTCTCCGCG AGCTGCCCACGGAGGAACAGGAGCGCTGGGAGACCTTCGTGTCGGGGCCGCTAGCCGAGACCAATCGACGAAACCGCGTGGACCTG GTGAGCGCGCATCCCCGGCCCTCGTCCAGTGAGGACGAAGATGACCCCAGGCTGAAGGAGTTTGCCTTCCCCGAAGAAGCCGCCCTGCAGCAG gcgTTCATGGATTTCCAGATGCAACAGATGACGTCCGCGTTCATCGACCATTTCGGCTTCAACGACGAGGAGTTCGGGGAACAGGAGGAGAACGTCAA TGCCCCCTTCGACAAGACAGCAAACATCACCTTCTCCCTGCATGCCGATGGCGAGAGC CCAAACTCAAACCTGTTCGAGATTTGCTGCAAGGAGAGGATCCGGCACttcgacgacgacgaggaggagtcGGACGGGGAGGCCGGCGGCTGGGAGGACAAGCCGCTGCCTGCCGGGGCTCAGTCCGGCCCGGCTCACGGACTCCT agacagcacagacagtgaggaggaggaggaggaggaagaagaagaggaggaagaggaagatgcaggtgggggtggggcaggcccCCCGAACTCAGAGACGTCCCACG ACCCAGACTGCCCGGCACCCGGGACCTCAGTGCCCACCTTCCCCGAGGCGGAACCTCTGGGCCAGAGCGGGGATGCCCCCCCGCCCTCGGACGCCGAagccttgtcggctgg ctcTCCAGCCCCCTCATCTCAGGAAATGACTCTTGGCCAAATACCTCCCAACGCAG ctcccggcAGGAGCAATGGTGGGGACCCTGGTGGGGGCATCCCCAACCCAGCACTCCCAAGAGCTCCGGACAg ccccttccccttgcTCAATGGCCCTTGCCCTGAAGACCCTGCCTCTCCGGTCGCCAA ATAA
- the PPP6R1 gene encoding serine/threonine-protein phosphatase 6 regulatory subunit 1 isoform X1, protein MFWKFDLHPSSHLDTLLEREGLSLRELLDEEDVLQECKGVNRKLLDFLLQPQHLEAMVASLTQEPPADGDERLRYKYPSVSCDILTADVPQINDALGGDEALLRQLYGFLQAGGNLNPLLASFFSKVMGVLINRKADQIVSFLQKKDDFVPLLLRHIGTSAIMDLLLRLLTCVEGPRLRQHVFTWLNEEKIVQRLIEMIHPSKDESQHSNAAQSLCDIVRLSREQMIHIQDSPEPDQLLATLEKQETVEQLLSNMFEGEQQSDSVVICGIQVLLTLLEPRRPRSEFGGLGGFYCTVDGQLELTSPVGRDALTSQASLGTLLALRPRLRHFHQLLLQSPKKEVLRTTWGMLEPPLGAPRLHAVMLLGSALTAPEPGLREELLDLDTLNTLLDLYFHYVYNNFLHSQVELCISNLLSSGPPGQGDGECDTPTQNTHNAVVKHLLQRCRLVQRVLSAWEENDRIQAAGGRRQGYMGHLTRMANAVVQSMEAGPNAALLGQLLRELPTEEQERWETFVSGPLAETNRRNRVDLVSAHPRPSSSEDEDDPRLKEFAFPEEAALQQAFMDFQMQQMTSAFIDHFGFNDEEFGEQEENVNAPFDKTANITFSLHADGESPNSNLFEICCKERIRHFDDDEEESDGEAGGWEDKPLPAGAQSGPAHGLLSRDSTDSEEEEEEEEEEEEEEDAGGGGAGPPNSETSHDPDCPAPGTSVPTFPEAEPLGQSGDAPPPSDAEALSAGSPAPSSQEMTLGQIPPNAAPGRSNGGDPGGGIPNPALPRAPDSPFPLLNGPCPEDPASPVAK, encoded by the exons atgTTCTGGAAGTTCGACCTGCACCCGAGCTCCCACCTGGACACGCTGCTGGAGCGGGAGGGCCTGAGCCTGCGGGAGCTGCTGGACGAGGAGGACGTGCTGCAGGAGTGCAAGGGGGTCAACCGCAAGCTGCTCGATTTCCTCCTGCAGCCCCAGCACCTGGAAGCCATGGTGGCTTCCCTCACGCAGGAGCCCCCCGCCGATGGGGACGAGAGGCTCCGATACAA ATACCCCAGTGTGTCGTGCGACATCCTGACGGCAGACGTGCCCCAGATCAACGACGCGCTGGGCGGGGACGAGGCGCTACTGCGGCAACTCTACGGCTTCCTGCAGGCCGGGGGCAACCTCAACCCTCTGTTGGCCAGCTTCTTCAGCAAGGTCATGGGCGTCCTCATCAACCGCAAAGCCGACCAG ATCGTGTCGTTCCTGCAGAAGAAGGACGACTTTGTCCCGCTGCTGCTGCGGCACATCGGCACTTCCGCCATCATGGACCTGCTGCTCCGGCTGCTCACCTGCGTGGAGGGGCCGCGGCTGCGCCAGCACGTTTTCACG tgGCTTAATGAGGAGAAGATTGTCCAGAGGCTCATCGAGATGATTCACCCATCCAAGGATGAGAGT CAACACTCGAACGCGGCCCAGTCCCTGTGTGACATCGTGCGTCTGAGCCGGGAGCAGATGATCCACATCCAGGACAGTCCCGAGCCAGACCAGCTGTTGGCCACCTTGGAGAA GCAAGAGACGGTGGAGCAGCTGCTCAGTAACATGTttgagggggagcagcagagcgACTCCGTCGTCATCTGCGGCATCCAGGTCCTCCTCACGCTGCTGGAGCCGAGGCGACCCCG gtcGGAGTTCGGGGGTCTGGGCGGCTTCTACTGCACGGTGGACGGTCAGCTGGAGCTGACCTCCCCGGTCGGCCGGGACGCCCTCACCAGCCAAGCCAGCCTGGGGACTCTGCTGGCCCTGcgtccccggctccgccacttccacCAGCTGCTGCTGCAATCCCCGAAG AAAGAGGTACTGCGGACAACGTGGGGGATGCTGGAGCCTCCCCTGGGCGCGCCCCGCCTGCACGCGGTCATGTTGCTGGGCAGCGCCCTGAcggcccccgagcccggcctGAGGGAGGAGCTTCTGGACCTGGATACCCTCAACACCCTGCTG gacctGTACTTTCATTACGTCTACAACAACTTCCTACACTCCCAGGTGGAGCTGTGCATCAGCAACTTGCTCAGCTCGGGGCccccggggcagggggacggggagTGCGACACCCCCACCCAGAACACCCACAATGCCGTCGTCAAACAC CTCCTGCAGCGGTGCCGCCTGGTGCAGCGGGTCCTCTCCGCCTGGGAGGAGAATGACCGGATCCA GGCGGCAGGGGGGCGGCGCCAGGGCTACATGGGCCACCTGACTCGGATGGCCAACGCGGTGGTGCAGAGCATGGAGGCGGGCCCCAACGCGGCGCTCCTCGGGCAGCTTCTCCGCG AGCTGCCCACGGAGGAACAGGAGCGCTGGGAGACCTTCGTGTCGGGGCCGCTAGCCGAGACCAATCGACGAAACCGCGTGGACCTG GTGAGCGCGCATCCCCGGCCCTCGTCCAGTGAGGACGAAGATGACCCCAGGCTGAAGGAGTTTGCCTTCCCCGAAGAAGCCGCCCTGCAGCAG gcgTTCATGGATTTCCAGATGCAACAGATGACGTCCGCGTTCATCGACCATTTCGGCTTCAACGACGAGGAGTTCGGGGAACAGGAGGAGAACGTCAA TGCCCCCTTCGACAAGACAGCAAACATCACCTTCTCCCTGCATGCCGATGGCGAGAGC CCAAACTCAAACCTGTTCGAGATTTGCTGCAAGGAGAGGATCCGGCACttcgacgacgacgaggaggagtcGGACGGGGAGGCCGGCGGCTGGGAGGACAAGCCGCTGCCTGCCGGGGCTCAGTCCGGCCCGGCTCACGGACTCCT gagcagagacagcacagacagtgaggaggaggaggaggaggaagaagaagaggaggaagaggaagatgcaggtgggggtggggcaggcccCCCGAACTCAGAGACGTCCCACG ACCCAGACTGCCCGGCACCCGGGACCTCAGTGCCCACCTTCCCCGAGGCGGAACCTCTGGGCCAGAGCGGGGATGCCCCCCCGCCCTCGGACGCCGAagccttgtcggctgg ctcTCCAGCCCCCTCATCTCAGGAAATGACTCTTGGCCAAATACCTCCCAACGCAG ctcccggcAGGAGCAATGGTGGGGACCCTGGTGGGGGCATCCCCAACCCAGCACTCCCAAGAGCTCCGGACAg ccccttccccttgcTCAATGGCCCTTGCCCTGAAGACCCTGCCTCTCCGGTCGCCAA ATAA
- the TMEM86B gene encoding lysoplasmalogenase: MASPRRSAGAKPPGHLPAPPALWPVLRPVLPALAACRPALPGQRPGQGSPRPLPGLFFLDPGNEENPSVPWVRLGCSSLPWGQRASSGPMASSMGWPLSLWPHCLYVLGLWPAPGPPGPAPPRRPGFRRLLRLRCTLTCLRPWPCRGPGTRPSWADGLAGLALAGRGPDPGALLFALSDSILALDTFVSPVPAGRAVIMTTYYAASASWPSRWWSAATRAPRRTERGMGPHEVTTVAPSGVPNSGRSPPTRLTSLRPRRPLLLTGHLGLRLLQ; encoded by the exons ATGGCCTCGCCGAGGAGGAGCGCGGGAGCCAAGC CTCCTGGGCATCTGCCTGCACCTCCTGCCCTTTGGCCTGTCCTGCGCCCAGTACTTCCTGCTCTGGCTGCCTGCAGACCGGCCCTGCCTGGCCAGCGCCCTGGTCAAGgctctccccgtcctctccctggcctTTTTTTCCTGGATCCAGGGAACGAGGAAAACCCTTCGGTCCCCTGGGTCCGCTTAGGCTGCTCCTCTCTGCCCTGGGGACAGCGTGCCTCATCTGGCCCGATGGCTTCATCTATG ggATGGCCTCTTTCGCTCTGGCCCCACTGCCTGTACGTCCTGGGCCTTTGGCCtgcgcccggcccgcccgggcctgcTCCTCCCCGTCGGCCTGGTTTTCGGCGCTTGCTACGCCTTCGTTGTACCCTCACCTGCCTCCGGCCCTGGCCGTGCCGTGGGCCGGGTACGCGGCCATCCTGGGCTGATGGTCTGGCGGGTCTGGCCctggccgggcgggggccggaccCCGGCGCTCTGCTCTTCGCCTTGTCGGACTCGATCCTGGCCCTGGACACCTTCGTCAGCCCCgtcccggccggccgggccgTCATCATGACGACTTACTACGCCGCCAGTGCCTCCTGGCCCTCACGGTGGTGGAGCGCGGCGACCCGAGCCCCAAGGCGGACTGAACGAGGGATGGGTCCCCACGAGGTGACCACCGTGGCTCCCTCCGGTGTCCCAAACTCAGGGCGGTCCCCTCCCACCAGACTGACCTCTCTCCGGCCTcgccgtccccttctcctcacgGGGCATCTCGGACTCCGCCTCTTGCAATAA